In a genomic window of Myxococcales bacterium:
- a CDS encoding class II glutamine amidotransferase: MPNLLAMSFEGELSPSFDLRCLAPGRALPDGWGLGYYPGGEPSAVVLKEAAPPQGSIRSQLAKAWEHLEASLLVMHIRAATWGAITDANTQPFCRSWGRRDWMICHSGSLTRRPPDDRGLFEPVGSTDTEQLFCNLLGRFAERGWKSLADADLAQVRAWLDLFDDDGGLTITLTDGRDLVAYADRDVEGTLFLGTIAPPYDRAVFGDDDVVLDLGARGTKSRKGVIVSSTPLAAIPAEGDDAGESAAITWTQVPAGSLLVIRQGAVVAQHDPPAAGATPRASLVAPSIVSRTAQGRATEVRPRLFDVRHRTTYRYAKPIERSIHLLRLAPRADRLQHVLEHALTVSVPGQSIDFDDVFDNRVRRLLLDTPWTEMVIEARSRVRVIDVAPLAFRTLRARSTIPLVWMPWQRQIMAPYLLPPELPESQLHELTEYAMSFVKRNDFDLLDTLLDINATIFKEYTYRSNSTTVFTTAFEVYANRRGVCQDFTNLFICLARLMGVPARYVCGYVYCGPRAASDAARANAVQSEASHAWVQLYLPEVGWKGFDPTNGILTQTDHVRVAVGRNYIDATPTSGTIYVGGGPETLEVDVRVDDVE, translated from the coding sequence GTGCCGAACCTGCTCGCCATGTCGTTCGAGGGCGAGCTGAGCCCGTCGTTCGATCTGCGGTGCCTGGCGCCGGGCCGCGCGCTGCCCGACGGCTGGGGGCTGGGCTACTACCCCGGCGGCGAGCCGTCGGCGGTCGTGCTCAAGGAGGCCGCCCCGCCCCAGGGCTCGATCCGCAGCCAGCTGGCCAAGGCCTGGGAGCACCTCGAGGCGTCGCTCCTGGTCATGCACATCCGCGCCGCCACCTGGGGCGCGATCACCGACGCCAACACCCAGCCGTTTTGCCGCAGCTGGGGCCGCCGCGACTGGATGATCTGTCACTCGGGCAGCCTGACCCGGCGCCCGCCCGACGATCGCGGCCTGTTCGAGCCGGTCGGCTCGACCGACACCGAGCAGCTGTTCTGCAACCTGCTGGGGCGGTTCGCCGAGCGCGGCTGGAAGAGCCTGGCCGACGCCGACCTCGCGCAGGTGCGCGCCTGGCTCGACCTCTTCGACGACGACGGCGGCCTGACGATCACCCTCACCGACGGCCGCGATCTGGTGGCGTACGCCGACCGCGACGTCGAGGGCACGCTGTTCCTGGGCACGATCGCGCCGCCGTACGACCGCGCGGTGTTCGGCGACGACGACGTCGTGCTCGACCTCGGCGCGCGCGGCACCAAGAGCCGCAAGGGCGTGATCGTCTCGTCGACGCCGCTGGCGGCGATCCCGGCCGAGGGCGACGACGCCGGCGAGTCGGCCGCGATCACCTGGACCCAGGTCCCGGCCGGCTCGCTCCTGGTGATCCGCCAGGGCGCGGTGGTCGCGCAGCACGATCCGCCCGCGGCCGGCGCCACGCCGCGGGCGTCGCTGGTGGCCCCGTCGATCGTGAGCCGGACCGCGCAGGGCCGCGCCACCGAGGTCCGGCCGCGGCTGTTCGACGTCCGCCACCGCACGACCTACCGCTACGCCAAGCCGATCGAGCGCTCGATCCACCTGCTGCGGCTGGCGCCCCGCGCCGATCGCCTGCAGCACGTGCTCGAGCACGCCCTGACCGTGTCGGTGCCCGGCCAGTCGATCGACTTCGACGACGTCTTCGACAACCGGGTCCGGCGCCTGCTGCTCGACACGCCCTGGACCGAGATGGTCATCGAGGCCCGGTCGCGGGTGCGCGTCATCGACGTCGCGCCGCTGGCGTTCCGGACGCTGCGGGCCCGCTCGACGATCCCGCTGGTGTGGATGCCGTGGCAGCGCCAGATCATGGCGCCGTACCTGCTCCCGCCCGAGCTGCCCGAGAGCCAGCTCCACGAGCTCACCGAGTACGCGATGAGCTTCGTCAAGCGCAACGACTTCGACCTGCTCGACACGCTGCTCGACATCAACGCGACGATCTTCAAGGAGTACACGTACCGCTCGAACTCGACGACGGTCTTCACGACCGCGTTCGAGGTCTACGCCAACCGCCGCGGCGTGTGCCAGGACTTCACCAACCTGTTCATCTGCCTCGCGCGCCTGATGGGCGTGCCGGCCCGGTACGTGTGCGGCTACGTCTACTGCGGCCCGCGCGCGGCCTCGGACGCGGCCCGGGCCAACGCGGTCCAGAGCGAGGCGTCGCACGCGTGGGTGCAGCTGTACCTGCCCGAGGTCGGCTGGAAGGGCTTCGATCCCACCAACGGCATCCTGACCCAGACCGACCACGTCCGGGTCGCGGTCGGCCGCAACTACATCGACGCCACGCCGACGTCGGGCACGATCTACGTCGGCGGCGGGCCCGAGACCCTCGAGGTCGACGTCCGCGTCGACGACGTCGAGTAG
- a CDS encoding SAM-dependent methyltransferase, giving the protein MPARTVHCGDGVAFLATALPSDHAIVTSLPDHSELPDLGVDGWRAWFIDTVAAACRAVADDAVAIFFQTDVKHDGRWLDKGYLVMRGAEAAGSAVLWHKVVCRAPAGTITFGRPAYAHLICVSRALRLAPGQASADVLPALGAMPWPRAMGAAACAAVAQFVLAHTACRTVVDPFCGVGTMLAVANAAGLDAVGVERSPRRAARARALDAADLARPRRR; this is encoded by the coding sequence GTGCCGGCGCGCACCGTCCACTGCGGCGACGGGGTCGCGTTCCTCGCGACCGCGCTGCCGTCCGATCACGCGATCGTGACGTCGTTGCCCGACCACTCCGAGCTGCCGGATCTCGGCGTCGACGGCTGGCGGGCGTGGTTCATCGACACCGTCGCGGCGGCCTGCCGGGCGGTCGCCGACGACGCGGTCGCGATCTTCTTCCAGACCGACGTCAAGCACGACGGGCGCTGGCTCGACAAGGGCTACCTGGTCATGCGCGGGGCCGAGGCCGCGGGCAGCGCGGTGCTGTGGCACAAGGTCGTCTGCCGCGCGCCGGCCGGCACGATCACGTTCGGCCGCCCGGCCTACGCGCACCTGATCTGCGTGAGCCGGGCGCTGCGCCTGGCGCCGGGCCAGGCCTCGGCCGACGTGCTGCCCGCGCTCGGCGCGATGCCGTGGCCGCGGGCCATGGGCGCCGCCGCCTGCGCCGCGGTCGCGCAGTTCGTGCTCGCGCACACCGCCTGCCGCACCGTCGTCGATCCGTTCTGCGGCGTCGGCACGATGCTGGCCGTCGCCAACGCCGCCGGCCTCGACGCGGTCGGGGTCGAGCGCTCGCCCCGACGGGCGGCCCGGGCCCGGGCGCTCGACGCCGCCGACCTCGCGCGGCCGCGCCGCCGCTGA
- a CDS encoding protein kinase, with translation MAAPHPGTTVLVTNAASGLGQLGRLDERFEIGAPIGVGGMGEVCGARDREIAREVAVKRLSSHSTSGQRRLLIEEARLQGRLDHPAIPPVYDVGLDEAGQLGFAMRRVTGTTLATLMAARDPAADGAGRATERLLRVFVEVCRAIDHAHARGVVHCDLKPSNVMVDDDDRVYVIDWGVATTFDDPSAPQRRAGGTLGYMPPEQLDAHVRLDGRTDIFALGAILFELLAGDPLYPRGEGLLDAALVGAADPRPARRAPDAEVPAMLDELCARALARAPDRRPARASELADQVSAWLDRVRDRAAQIARQRAHLARAQRDAADPATRARALGEAGRALALAPDDPEAVALVRTLLDSDDVPREAARELAEIADGDDRRLATAAAWSYLGFVLFPLTLLLQRHAAAWVLIASVGGWLGLEALALAARRGRGPRAWPWWSLGLLALQVLLFSRYLGPFVSAPAISALACAGMLMHPRVERVAPVIAILAAPLVVTVALEASGVWPATLTIGADTLTFASVVSDVRPTWTLAMLAFTALAIQLVGAAIGILVAAPAHRARRLRAAQAWHLAQLVPARRPPEQP, from the coding sequence GTGGCCGCGCCCCACCCCGGGACGACCGTGCTGGTGACCAATGCCGCGTCCGGGCTCGGCCAGCTCGGGCGCCTGGACGAGCGGTTCGAGATCGGCGCCCCCATCGGCGTCGGCGGCATGGGCGAGGTCTGCGGGGCCCGGGACCGCGAGATCGCCCGCGAGGTGGCCGTCAAGCGCCTGAGCAGCCACAGCACCAGCGGCCAGCGTCGGCTCCTGATCGAGGAGGCGCGGCTCCAGGGTCGGCTCGACCATCCGGCGATCCCGCCGGTCTACGACGTCGGCCTCGACGAGGCCGGCCAGCTCGGCTTCGCGATGCGGCGGGTCACCGGGACCACGCTGGCGACGCTGATGGCCGCGCGCGATCCCGCCGCCGACGGCGCCGGCCGCGCGACCGAGCGCCTGCTGCGCGTGTTCGTCGAGGTGTGCCGGGCCATCGATCACGCCCACGCGCGCGGGGTCGTGCACTGCGATCTCAAGCCGTCCAACGTCATGGTCGACGACGACGACCGCGTCTACGTCATCGACTGGGGCGTCGCGACGACGTTCGACGACCCCAGCGCGCCGCAGCGCCGCGCGGGCGGCACGCTCGGCTACATGCCGCCCGAGCAGCTCGACGCCCACGTGCGCCTCGACGGCCGGACCGACATCTTCGCGCTGGGCGCGATCCTGTTCGAGCTGCTGGCCGGCGACCCGCTGTACCCCCGCGGCGAGGGCCTGCTCGACGCCGCGCTGGTGGGCGCCGCCGATCCTCGGCCGGCGCGGCGCGCCCCCGACGCCGAGGTCCCGGCGATGCTCGACGAGCTGTGCGCGCGCGCGCTGGCCCGCGCGCCCGACCGGCGGCCGGCCCGGGCCAGCGAGCTGGCCGATCAGGTCAGCGCCTGGCTCGATCGCGTGCGCGATCGCGCCGCGCAGATCGCGCGCCAGCGGGCGCACCTCGCCCGCGCCCAGCGCGACGCGGCCGATCCCGCCACGCGTGCGCGGGCCCTGGGCGAGGCGGGCCGGGCGCTCGCGCTCGCGCCCGACGATCCCGAGGCGGTCGCGCTGGTCCGGACCTTGCTCGACAGCGACGACGTGCCGCGCGAGGCCGCCCGTGAGCTGGCGGAGATCGCCGACGGCGACGACCGCCGGCTGGCGACGGCCGCGGCGTGGTCGTACCTGGGCTTCGTGCTGTTCCCGCTGACCCTGCTCCTCCAGCGGCACGCGGCGGCGTGGGTCCTGATCGCGTCGGTCGGCGGCTGGCTCGGGCTCGAGGCCCTGGCCCTGGCCGCGCGCCGCGGCCGCGGCCCGCGCGCGTGGCCATGGTGGAGCCTGGGGCTCCTCGCGCTGCAGGTGCTGCTGTTCTCTCGCTACCTCGGGCCGTTCGTGTCGGCGCCGGCGATCTCGGCGCTGGCCTGCGCTGGCATGCTCATGCACCCGCGGGTCGAGCGCGTGGCGCCGGTGATCGCGATCCTGGCCGCGCCGCTGGTGGTCACGGTCGCGCTCGAGGCCAGCGGCGTGTGGCCGGCGACGTTGACGATCGGCGCCGACACGCTGACGTTCGCGTCGGTGGTCAGCGACGTGCGCCCGACCTGGACCCTGGCGATGCTCGCGTTCACCGCGCTCGCGATCCAGCTCGTGGGCGCGGCGATCGGGATCCTGGTGGCAGCCCCCGCGCACCGCGCCCGGCGCCTGCGCGCGGCCCAGGCCTGGCACCTCGCGCAGCTGGTCCCGGCCCGCCGGCCCCCGGAGCAGCCGTGA
- a CDS encoding phosphotransferase — translation MVLEGCLPDDLRGPATSITRMAGGLSGAGVYRVEAAARTYVLKVARAGEPIEAWRQALEIQRRAGDAGVAPRVIHHDEARRAVVSEHVVNRGFAPRLFDPQTRDAAIRQLGETIRRVHALPLPEGAGWRDPRELIAPMRARLATFTVPSFVRATIDQVLAETPPPRQRALVTSHNDVNPSNLIFDGERLLLLDWDMAGPNDPFHDLAAAAMFLRLDDPTASALIAAHDAARAAPLPAGFVYARRFVAALCAPIFLQLAREAGHAGGDLPADRAPTLGEVHGLIGIGALAPNTADGAWAFALALVRTITDREEPKAAAGA, via the coding sequence ATGGTGCTCGAGGGCTGTCTGCCCGATGACCTCCGCGGCCCGGCGACGTCGATCACGAGGATGGCGGGCGGGCTGTCGGGCGCCGGGGTGTACCGCGTCGAGGCGGCGGCGCGCACGTACGTGCTCAAGGTCGCCCGCGCGGGCGAGCCGATCGAGGCCTGGCGCCAGGCGCTCGAGATCCAGCGGCGCGCCGGGGACGCGGGCGTCGCGCCGCGCGTGATCCACCACGACGAGGCGCGCCGCGCGGTCGTGAGCGAGCACGTCGTGAACCGCGGGTTCGCGCCGCGGCTGTTCGATCCGCAGACTCGTGACGCCGCGATCCGCCAGCTCGGGGAGACGATCCGCCGGGTCCACGCGCTGCCGCTGCCCGAGGGCGCGGGCTGGCGCGATCCGCGCGAGCTGATCGCGCCGATGCGGGCGCGGCTCGCGACGTTCACGGTCCCGAGCTTCGTCCGCGCCACGATCGATCAGGTGCTCGCGGAGACGCCACCGCCGCGACAGCGCGCGCTGGTCACGAGTCACAACGACGTGAACCCGTCGAACCTGATCTTCGACGGCGAGCGGCTCCTGCTGCTCGACTGGGACATGGCCGGGCCCAACGATCCGTTCCACGACCTGGCCGCGGCCGCGATGTTCCTGCGCCTCGACGACCCGACCGCGTCCGCGCTGATCGCCGCCCACGACGCCGCCCGGGCCGCCCCGCTGCCCGCCGGGTTCGTCTACGCGCGCCGGTTCGTCGCGGCCCTGTGCGCCCCGATCTTCCTGCAGCTCGCGCGCGAAGCCGGCCACGCGGGCGGCGACCTCCCCGCCGACCGGGCGCCGACCCTGGGCGAGGTCCACGGCCTCATCGGCATCGGCGCGCTCGCCCCGAACACCGCCGACGGCGCCTGGGCGTTCGCGCTCGCGCTGGTCCGCACGATCACGGATCGCGAGGAGCCGAAGGCGGCGGCGGGCGCGTAG
- a CDS encoding NAD-dependent epimerase/dehydratase family protein → MVGADDAHRDDDIELTGATVADQDFIAHARQDLPRLLAEVRRLRAQRSSAGPCGDVGDAGERPARAPIAPRLSRRAEVVVPGPRAAQRSAERAAGAPVLVTGAAGFIGSHVVDELLARGHEVVALDDLSGGFRDHVDPRARFVEGSILDVALVDRLFDAHRFAYVFHLAAYAAEGLSHFIKRFNYQHNLIGSVNLINASVRHDVRAFVFASSIAVYGRTAPPVTEAMPTAPDDPYGVAKAAVEQDLRISREVFGLRSIIFRPHNVYGERQHLGDRYRNVVGIFISQILRGEPLTIFGDGTQTRAFSHVADVAPVIAGAIDVPAAYDQTFNLGADRAVTVNELGEIVSRAMGVPFRPRYLPARHEVAHVHASHAQARALLGYEERVSLEAGVTAMAAWARRHGPRPSPRVGAIEVEKNLPPSWRARTEKPERP, encoded by the coding sequence ATGGTCGGCGCGGACGACGCGCACCGCGACGACGACATCGAACTCACGGGCGCGACCGTCGCGGATCAGGACTTCATCGCGCATGCACGGCAAGACCTCCCACGCCTCCTGGCCGAGGTTCGCCGGCTGCGCGCGCAGCGGTCGTCAGCGGGGCCGTGCGGAGACGTCGGCGACGCCGGCGAGCGGCCAGCGCGCGCGCCGATCGCCCCGCGGCTGTCGCGGCGGGCCGAGGTCGTGGTACCTGGACCGCGTGCAGCCCAGCGCAGCGCCGAGCGCGCCGCCGGGGCGCCGGTCCTCGTCACCGGCGCCGCCGGGTTCATCGGCTCGCACGTCGTCGACGAGCTGCTCGCGCGCGGGCACGAGGTGGTCGCGCTCGACGACCTCTCGGGCGGCTTCCGCGACCACGTCGACCCGCGGGCGCGCTTCGTCGAGGGCTCGATCCTCGACGTCGCGCTGGTCGACCGGCTCTTCGACGCGCACCGCTTCGCGTACGTCTTCCACCTCGCGGCCTACGCCGCCGAGGGCCTGAGCCACTTCATCAAGCGGTTCAACTACCAGCACAACCTGATCGGCAGCGTGAACCTGATCAACGCGTCGGTCCGCCACGACGTGCGCGCCTTCGTGTTCGCGTCGTCGATCGCGGTCTACGGCCGCACGGCCCCGCCGGTCACCGAGGCGATGCCGACCGCGCCCGACGATCCCTACGGCGTGGCCAAGGCCGCGGTCGAGCAGGACCTGCGCATCAGCCGCGAGGTCTTCGGCCTGCGCTCGATCATCTTCCGCCCCCACAACGTCTACGGCGAGCGGCAGCACCTCGGCGACCGCTACCGCAACGTGGTCGGCATCTTCATCAGCCAGATCCTGCGCGGCGAGCCGCTGACGATCTTCGGCGACGGCACCCAGACCCGCGCGTTCAGCCACGTCGCGGACGTGGCGCCGGTGATCGCGGGGGCGATCGACGTCCCCGCCGCCTACGACCAGACCTTCAACCTCGGGGCCGACCGGGCGGTCACGGTCAACGAGCTCGGCGAGATCGTCAGCCGCGCGATGGGCGTGCCGTTTCGGCCCCGCTACCTGCCGGCGCGGCACGAGGTCGCGCACGTGCACGCGTCGCACGCGCAGGCGCGCGCCCTGCTCGGCTACGAGGAGCGCGTCAGCCTCGAGGCCGGCGTGACCGCGATGGCGGCCTGGGCCCGGCGCCACGGCCCGCGGCCGAGCCCCAGGGTCGGCGCCATCGAGGTCGAGAAGAACCTGCCGCCGTCGTGGCGCGCGCGGACGGAGAAGCCCGAGCGCCCGTGA
- a CDS encoding addiction module protein, translating to MIAVATVFEQALQLPDAERSELLSQLLRSFEPDDDDELTGSEWEAAWATEIDDRVRELREGRVELIDGDAALAQVRASLAARRR from the coding sequence ATGATCGCGGTCGCCACCGTCTTCGAGCAGGCGCTCCAGCTCCCCGACGCCGAGCGTAGCGAGCTGCTCTCCCAGCTCCTTCGGTCCTTCGAGCCCGACGACGACGACGAGCTGACCGGGAGCGAGTGGGAGGCCGCGTGGGCGACAGAGATCGACGATCGGGTCCGTGAACTCCGCGAGGGCCGCGTCGAGCTCATCGATGGAGACGCCGCTCTCGCGCAGGTTCGCGCCTCGCTCGCCGCGCGACGCCGGTGA
- a CDS encoding transposase — protein sequence MRAVVRWQRAQARALGIVGAAPGAVTAVQRFGSVLNLNVHFHTLVPDGVFVPGGAGGVRFVPLPAPSDDEVAAICARVARRILRLVDGDDDRDDDDGTGGLLADASRSPMGTLPFAMMPPPPPAKRLTANVDDFTLHADTAVAADDRDGLERLARYGARPPFAQRRRRLTPSGQVAYRLRRPWFTEPDGSWCSRR from the coding sequence GTGCGCGCGGTGGTCCGCTGGCAGCGGGCCCAGGCCCGCGCCCTCGGCATCGTCGGGGCGGCGCCGGGCGCGGTGACCGCGGTCCAGCGCTTCGGCTCGGTGCTGAATCTCAACGTCCACTTCCACACCCTCGTCCCCGACGGCGTGTTCGTCCCCGGCGGCGCCGGCGGCGTGCGGTTCGTGCCGCTGCCCGCGCCGTCCGACGACGAGGTGGCCGCGATCTGCGCCCGCGTCGCCCGACGCATCCTGCGCCTGGTCGACGGCGACGACGACCGCGACGACGACGACGGCACCGGCGGGCTGCTCGCCGACGCGTCGCGCTCACCGATGGGCACGTTGCCGTTCGCGATGATGCCGCCGCCGCCGCCGGCCAAGCGGCTCACCGCCAACGTCGACGACTTCACCTTGCACGCCGACACCGCCGTCGCCGCGGACGACCGTGACGGCCTCGAGCGCCTCGCCCGTTACGGCGCGCGCCCACCGTTCGCCCAGCGCCGCCGGCGCCTGACCCCGTCGGGCCAGGTCGCCTACCGCCTGCGCCGGCCCTGGTTCACCGAGCCAGACGGAAGCTGGTGCTCGCGCCGGTGA
- a CDS encoding thiol oxidoreductase, whose amino-acid sequence MIARVAALALGLAACGDAGAVLAGGDTTVFDRTSNAYALPAPGLDDAALALHLAGDASFEATFVRGPAPVNAGLGPLYNHNACAACHGRDGRGLPQFGGAASQALVRVSLAHGEPELPGAPVPVPGLGGQLQDHGVFGVPPEIAIELTWIDEPGRYGDGAEFWLRRPRLILRRPDGALLPADVLRSFRQAPAVFGLGLLEAIPDDDLRAAADPDDRDGDGISGRVNLVWDVDAGAVRIGRFGHKAGNPTLVQQAAAAYANDMGVTSRRFGGEVEVTDDVIAAAAHYTATLGVPARAPGDVAAGEALFAALGCDACHTATQRSGDHAIAALAHQTFAPYTDLLLHDLGAGLADDRPEFAADGREWRTPPLWGLGLAPTVLPGASYLHDGRARTVAEAILWHGGEAEPARERFRTASVAQRTALLRFLAAL is encoded by the coding sequence ATGATCGCGCGCGTCGCGGCGCTCGCGCTGGGGCTCGCGGCGTGCGGCGACGCCGGCGCGGTCCTGGCCGGCGGTGACACCACGGTCTTCGATCGGACCTCGAACGCGTACGCGCTGCCGGCGCCCGGCCTCGACGACGCCGCGCTGGCGCTGCACCTCGCCGGCGACGCCAGCTTCGAGGCGACGTTCGTGCGCGGCCCGGCCCCGGTCAACGCCGGCCTCGGGCCGCTCTACAACCACAACGCCTGCGCCGCGTGCCACGGTCGCGACGGTCGCGGCCTGCCGCAGTTCGGCGGCGCCGCGTCGCAGGCGCTGGTGCGCGTCAGCCTCGCCCACGGCGAGCCCGAGCTGCCGGGGGCGCCGGTGCCGGTGCCGGGCCTCGGTGGCCAGCTCCAGGACCACGGCGTGTTCGGCGTGCCGCCGGAGATCGCGATCGAGCTCACCTGGATCGACGAGCCCGGCCGCTACGGCGACGGCGCCGAGTTCTGGCTGCGGCGGCCGCGGCTGATCTTGCGTCGGCCCGATGGCGCGCTGCTCCCCGCCGACGTGCTGCGCTCGTTCCGCCAGGCGCCCGCGGTGTTCGGCCTGGGCCTGCTCGAGGCGATCCCCGACGACGACCTGCGCGCCGCCGCCGACCCCGACGATCGCGACGGCGACGGCATCTCGGGCCGGGTCAACCTGGTCTGGGACGTCGACGCCGGCGCGGTCCGGATCGGCCGTTTCGGGCACAAGGCCGGTAACCCGACGCTGGTGCAGCAGGCGGCGGCCGCGTACGCCAACGACATGGGCGTGACCAGCCGGCGCTTCGGCGGCGAGGTCGAGGTGACGGACGACGTGATCGCCGCCGCCGCGCACTACACCGCGACCCTCGGCGTGCCGGCGCGCGCGCCCGGCGACGTCGCCGCGGGCGAGGCGCTGTTCGCCGCCCTCGGGTGCGATGCGTGCCACACCGCGACCCAGCGCAGCGGCGATCACGCCATCGCCGCGCTCGCGCACCAGACGTTCGCGCCGTACACCGATCTGCTGCTGCACGATCTCGGCGCCGGCCTCGCCGACGATCGACCCGAGTTCGCGGCGGACGGGCGCGAGTGGCGCACGCCGCCGCTGTGGGGGCTCGGCCTGGCGCCGACCGTGCTGCCGGGCGCCAGCTACCTCCACGACGGCCGCGCCCGGACCGTGGCCGAGGCCATCCTGTGGCACGGCGGCGAGGCCGAGCCGGCGCGGGAGCGCTTCCGCACGGCGTCCGTCGCGCAGCGCACGGCGCTGCTCAGGTTCCTCGCGGCGCTGTGA
- a CDS encoding peptidase M75 → MRTAVPILLSLFALPTLVACDDGGPLGPGFTDRQVVADFADQVVIPTYALLDARARALDAAVVALAADPDATTLAAAQQAWVETRRPWEQSEGFLFGPVSAQGFDPAMDSWPVERNDLDAVIASTDELTAAYLHNLPETQKGFHTLEYLLFGPAHDRVATDLAARELAYLAGTSRELVTITTGLAASWTTGDRPYRDVFVSAGAAGNTAYPSLDAAAQEILVGMSGICDEVANGKIADPYDAHDPDLVESQFSYNSLADFADNLRSVEHAYTGDVPAAGTTGRGLDEVVRAVDPALDARFRAELAAAIAAIGAIPPPFRDAITTPSAYPAIAAAQAAVRTVQTTIDGDLTQAVR, encoded by the coding sequence ATGCGCACCGCCGTCCCGATCCTGCTCTCGCTCTTCGCGCTGCCCACGCTCGTCGCCTGCGACGACGGCGGGCCCCTCGGCCCCGGCTTCACCGACCGCCAGGTCGTCGCCGACTTCGCGGACCAGGTCGTGATCCCGACCTACGCGTTGCTCGACGCCCGGGCCCGCGCGCTCGACGCCGCGGTCGTGGCGCTGGCCGCGGACCCGGACGCCACCACGCTCGCCGCGGCGCAGCAGGCCTGGGTCGAGACCCGGCGGCCGTGGGAGCAGAGCGAGGGGTTCCTGTTCGGGCCGGTGTCGGCCCAGGGCTTCGACCCCGCGATGGACTCGTGGCCGGTCGAGCGCAACGACCTCGACGCGGTGATCGCGTCGACCGACGAGCTGACCGCGGCGTACCTCCACAACCTGCCGGAGACGCAGAAGGGCTTCCACACGCTCGAGTACCTGCTGTTCGGTCCCGCGCACGATCGGGTCGCGACCGACCTCGCCGCCCGCGAGCTGGCGTACCTGGCCGGCACCAGCCGCGAGCTGGTGACGATCACGACCGGGCTGGCCGCGTCGTGGACCACCGGCGACCGGCCCTACCGCGACGTCTTCGTCAGCGCCGGCGCCGCCGGCAACACCGCCTACCCGTCGCTCGACGCCGCCGCGCAGGAGATCCTGGTCGGCATGAGCGGCATCTGCGACGAGGTCGCCAACGGCAAGATCGCCGATCCCTACGACGCCCACGATCCCGATCTGGTCGAGAGCCAGTTCTCGTACAACTCGCTGGCCGACTTCGCCGACAACCTGCGCTCGGTCGAGCACGCGTACACCGGCGACGTGCCGGCGGCGGGCACCACCGGGCGCGGCCTCGACGAGGTGGTCCGCGCGGTCGACCCCGCGCTCGACGCCCGGTTCCGCGCGGAGCTGGCCGCCGCCATCGCCGCGATCGGCGCCATCCCGCCGCCGTTCCGCGACGCGATCACCACGCCGTCGGCCTACCCCGCGATCGCGGCGGCGCAGGCGGCGGTGCGGACCGTGCAGACGACGATCGACGGCGACCTGACCCAGGCCGTGCGATGA
- a CDS encoding SDR family NAD(P)-dependent oxidoreductase translates to MKPTVLVCGHGPGISDAVARRFGREGHPVAIVARSAERLTAAAAALTEAGVTARAFPCDLGDVAAVARLIGEVSGALGPIGVIHWNAYRGGAGDLLAAEADELRGVLDVSVHGLIAAVRAARAELVATHGAVLVTGGGFAFYDPAVDAMATQYGAMGLAIGKAAQHKAVGLLHAQLAGDGVFVGEVVVTGMVKGTAFDHGNATLEPAAIADRLWDLAAARTDATVTFG, encoded by the coding sequence ATGAAGCCAACCGTCCTCGTCTGTGGTCATGGGCCCGGCATCTCCGACGCGGTCGCGCGCCGGTTCGGACGCGAGGGGCACCCGGTCGCGATCGTCGCGCGCTCGGCCGAGCGCCTGACCGCCGCCGCCGCCGCGCTGACCGAGGCCGGCGTCACCGCCCGCGCGTTCCCGTGCGACCTCGGCGACGTCGCCGCCGTCGCGCGACTCATCGGCGAGGTCAGCGGCGCGCTCGGGCCGATCGGCGTGATCCACTGGAACGCCTACCGCGGCGGCGCCGGCGATCTGCTCGCGGCTGAGGCCGACGAGCTGCGCGGCGTGCTCGACGTCAGCGTCCACGGCCTGATCGCCGCGGTGCGCGCGGCGCGCGCGGAGCTCGTGGCCACCCACGGCGCGGTGCTGGTCACCGGCGGCGGCTTCGCGTTCTACGATCCCGCCGTCGACGCGATGGCGACCCAGTACGGGGCGATGGGCCTGGCGATCGGCAAGGCCGCCCAGCACAAGGCGGTCGGGCTCCTGCACGCGCAGCTCGCCGGCGACGGCGTGTTCGTCGGCGAGGTGGTCGTGACCGGCATGGTCAAGGGCACGGCCTTCGACCACGGCAACGCCACGCTCGAGCCGGCGGCGATCGCCGATCGACTGTGGGATCTGGCCGCGGCCCGCACCGACGCCACCGTCACGTTCGGCTGA